A region of Geobacillus sp. 46C-IIa DNA encodes the following proteins:
- the rplM gene encoding 50S ribosomal protein L13 encodes MRTTYMAKPNEVERKWYVVDAAGKTLGRLASEVAALLRGKHKPTFTPHVDCGDHVIVINADKVELTGKKLTKKLYYRHSLYPGGLKVRTALEMRTNYPEQMIERAVRGMLPKGSLGRQMFKKLHVYRGSEHPHQAQKPEVYELRG; translated from the coding sequence TTGCGTACGACTTACATGGCGAAACCAAATGAAGTAGAGCGTAAATGGTACGTTGTCGACGCAGCTGGCAAAACGTTAGGCCGTTTAGCTAGCGAAGTAGCGGCGCTGTTGCGCGGCAAGCATAAACCGACGTTCACTCCACACGTCGACTGCGGGGATCACGTGATCGTCATCAATGCGGACAAAGTCGAACTGACAGGGAAAAAATTAACGAAAAAATTGTACTATCGCCACAGCTTATATCCAGGCGGTCTGAAAGTAAGAACAGCGCTCGAAATGCGCACGAACTATCCGGAACAAATGATTGAACGGGCGGTGCGCGGCATGCTTCCAAAAGGCAGCCTTGGCCGTCAAATGTTCAAAAAACTGCACGTTTACCGCGGAAGCGAGCATCCGCATCAAGCGCAAAAACCGGAAGTATACGAACTTCGCGGATAA
- a CDS encoding KinB-signaling pathway activation protein, producing the protein MNSRKWVRLFLTTLLIGGMTAAAVGMVLNWKEFGHLLLRLEIVEFMAVLLWHIGVGFIFSVISQAGFFAYLTVHRFGLGIFRSLWNAVQLVLIMFVLFDLVYFRYTAFAANGESMIPYILIALFVLVVGLAVAYAKSVQTNKGAFVPALFFMVVVTVVEWFPVLRINDQDWLYLMLIPLLVCNAYQLLILHKLTGGAKQ; encoded by the coding sequence GTGAACAGCCGCAAATGGGTGCGCTTATTTTTAACTACGCTGCTGATCGGGGGGATGACTGCAGCAGCTGTCGGTATGGTTTTGAACTGGAAAGAGTTTGGCCATCTTCTTCTGCGTTTGGAGATTGTCGAATTTATGGCCGTGTTGCTATGGCATATTGGCGTTGGTTTTATTTTTAGCGTCATTAGCCAAGCAGGGTTTTTTGCGTATTTGACCGTTCACCGCTTCGGGCTTGGTATTTTCCGCTCGCTATGGAATGCGGTGCAGCTTGTTTTGATCATGTTTGTTCTGTTCGATTTAGTGTACTTTCGTTACACGGCGTTTGCAGCAAACGGAGAGTCGATGATTCCGTATATACTGATCGCTTTGTTTGTTTTGGTGGTCGGATTGGCCGTTGCCTATGCCAAGAGTGTGCAAACGAATAAAGGAGCTTTCGTCCCAGCTTTATTCTTTATGGTCGTCGTGACAGTCGTTGAATGGTTCCCGGTTTTGCGCATCAATGACCAAGATTGGCTATATTTGATGTTAATTCCACTGTTAGTATGCAATGCGTACCAGCTTCTTATACTGCATAAGTTGACAGGCGGCGCGAAACAATAA
- the truA gene encoding tRNA pseudouridine(38-40) synthase TruA, translating into MTRRMKCVIAYDGTDFSGYQVQPGKRTVQGELEGVLKRMHKGDDVRAAASGRTDAGVHAYGQVIHFDTPLALSPEQWKKALNAQLPDDIAVRSVDEADRTFHARFSAKAKEYRYNVWTAAERDVFRRYYCAWHPYPLHIDAMNEALGLLKGTHDFTSFCSAKTAIEDRVRTIYQAEIEADGPMLQFRFIGTGFLYNMVRIIVGTVLEVGQGKRPPADIKSLLAAKDRRLAGPTAPAEGLYLWHVYYDRESFDHK; encoded by the coding sequence ATGACACGACGGATGAAATGCGTGATAGCGTATGATGGCACGGATTTTTCCGGCTATCAAGTTCAGCCGGGAAAACGGACGGTGCAAGGCGAGCTCGAGGGAGTGCTCAAGCGGATGCATAAAGGGGATGACGTGCGGGCCGCAGCTTCGGGGAGGACGGACGCCGGCGTTCACGCCTACGGGCAAGTCATTCATTTCGATACGCCGCTCGCTCTTTCCCCTGAGCAGTGGAAAAAGGCGTTAAACGCCCAGCTTCCGGACGATATCGCCGTCCGCTCGGTGGACGAGGCAGACCGCACATTTCATGCCCGTTTTTCCGCCAAAGCGAAAGAGTATCGCTATAACGTATGGACCGCGGCCGAACGCGACGTATTTCGCCGCTATTATTGCGCATGGCACCCGTATCCGCTTCACATAGACGCCATGAATGAGGCGCTCGGCTTGCTGAAGGGGACACACGATTTTACGAGCTTTTGTTCGGCCAAAACAGCGATTGAGGACCGTGTGCGCACCATTTACCAAGCCGAAATTGAAGCGGACGGTCCAATGCTTCAATTTCGTTTTATCGGCACCGGCTTTTTATACAATATGGTCCGCATCATCGTCGGCACGGTGCTTGAGGTCGGTCAAGGGAAGCGGCCCCCTGCCGACATCAAGTCGCTGCTTGCGGCGAAAGACCGGCGGCTCGCCGGCCCAACCGCACCAGCCGAAGGGCTGTACTTATGGCATGTGTACTATGACCGTGAAAGTTTCGATCATAAATAG
- a CDS encoding energy-coupling factor transporter transmembrane protein EcfT has product MTNHLIIGQYVPGHSLVHRLDPRAKLLIVFAYVLIVFLANNVATYAVLSLFTFVFAALSRIPLSFIMRGLKPILWVVLFTMLLHVFMTKEGDVVYRIGALSIHEDGIRQGIFISLRFLLLVLMTTMLTLTTTPIEVTDGVESLLEPLKKMRVPVHELALMMAISLRFIPTLMEEAEKIMKAQAARGVDFSGGRFSERVKAIVSLLVPLFISSFKRADELATAMEARGYRGGEGRTKFRQLVWKPLDTAFLAATALLAVLLFLLRS; this is encoded by the coding sequence ATGACTAATCATTTGATTATCGGGCAATATGTGCCCGGCCATTCGCTGGTTCACCGTTTAGATCCACGCGCGAAGTTGCTGATCGTGTTTGCCTACGTCCTCATCGTTTTTTTGGCGAACAATGTGGCAACCTATGCGGTGCTGTCGTTGTTTACGTTCGTTTTTGCGGCGCTGTCGCGCATCCCGCTTTCGTTCATTATGCGCGGCTTAAAGCCGATTTTATGGGTCGTTTTGTTTACGATGTTATTGCATGTATTTATGACGAAAGAAGGGGACGTTGTTTACCGGATCGGCGCCCTTTCCATTCATGAAGACGGCATTCGGCAAGGGATCTTTATTTCGTTGCGGTTTTTGCTGCTCGTGCTCATGACGACGATGCTGACGCTGACGACAACGCCGATTGAAGTGACTGATGGTGTGGAAAGCTTGCTCGAGCCGCTCAAAAAAATGCGCGTGCCCGTGCATGAGCTCGCCTTAATGATGGCGATTTCGCTTCGCTTTATTCCGACGCTCATGGAAGAAGCGGAAAAAATTATGAAGGCGCAGGCAGCGCGCGGCGTCGACTTTTCCGGCGGCCGTTTTTCCGAACGGGTGAAAGCGATCGTCTCGCTGCTTGTGCCGCTGTTTATCAGCTCGTTTAAACGGGCCGACGAGCTGGCGACAGCCATGGAAGCGCGCGGCTATCGCGGCGGGGAAGGACGGACGAAATTTCGCCAGCTCGTCTGGAAGCCGTTGGACACCGCTTTTTTAGCCGCCACTGCGCTATTGGCTGTATTGCTCTTTCTATTACGCTCATAG
- a CDS encoding DNA-directed RNA polymerase subunit alpha produces MIEIEKPKIETVELSEDAKYGKFVVEPLERGYGTTLGNSLRRILLSSLPGAAVTSVQIDGVLHEFSTIEGVVEDVTAIILNVKKLALKIYSDEEKTLEIDVQGEGVVTAADITHDSDVEILNPDLHIATLAEGGRLRMRMTARRGRGYVPAEANKREDQPIGVIPIDSIYTPVSRVSYQVENTRVGQVTDYDKLTIDVWTDGSIGPKEAISLGAKILTEHLNIFVGLTDEAQNAEIMVEKEDDQKEKVLEMTIEELDLSVRSYNCLKRAGINTVQELTQKTEEDMMKVRNLGRKSLEEVKAKLSELGLSLRKDD; encoded by the coding sequence ATGATTGAAATTGAAAAGCCGAAAATTGAAACGGTCGAACTGAGCGAAGATGCCAAATACGGCAAATTCGTAGTCGAACCGCTTGAGCGTGGATATGGTACAACCTTAGGGAACTCCTTACGTCGTATCCTATTGTCTTCACTCCCTGGTGCGGCTGTGACATCGGTGCAAATCGACGGTGTACTGCACGAGTTTTCAACGATTGAGGGCGTCGTCGAGGATGTGACAGCCATCATTTTGAATGTTAAAAAGCTAGCGTTGAAAATTTACTCAGACGAAGAGAAAACGTTGGAAATCGATGTGCAGGGTGAAGGAGTTGTCACGGCTGCCGATATTACTCACGACAGCGATGTAGAAATTTTAAACCCGGACCTTCATATTGCTACGCTGGCGGAAGGCGGTCGCCTGCGCATGCGCATGACCGCTAGACGGGGGCGGGGGTATGTCCCGGCTGAGGCGAACAAGCGCGAAGACCAGCCAATCGGCGTGATTCCGATCGACTCCATTTATACGCCGGTCTCCCGAGTTTCCTATCAAGTCGAGAACACGCGGGTCGGTCAGGTGACAGACTATGACAAATTGACGATTGACGTGTGGACCGACGGAAGCATCGGGCCGAAAGAGGCCATTTCCCTTGGGGCGAAAATTTTAACCGAGCACTTGAACATTTTTGTCGGCCTGACGGATGAAGCACAAAATGCCGAGATCATGGTAGAGAAAGAGGACGACCAAAAAGAAAAAGTGCTCGAAATGACGATCGAGGAACTCGATCTTTCTGTCCGTTCCTACAACTGCTTGAAACGTGCCGGCATCAACACCGTTCAGGAGCTGACGCAAAAAACGGAAGAAGATATGATGAAAGTGCGCAATCTCGGCCGCAAATCGCTTGAAGAAGTGAAGGCGAAGCTGTCCGAGCTGGGGCTTAGCTTGCGTAAAGACGATTAA
- a CDS encoding energy-coupling factor ABC transporter ATP-binding protein, which produces MAEPILSIEGVYFRYPNQSEYAVQNVSFQAERGEWLAIVGHNGSGKSTIARLLIGLLRPERGAIRLFGRLLDETTVWDVRRRVGMVFQNPDNQFVGTTVEDDIAFALENNGIPRDEMVERIHEAVRQVHMESFLEHEPHRLSGGQKQRVAIAGILALRPDMIILDEATSMLDPRGREEVLDTVRRLNRQRRITVVSITHDLEEAAKADRMIVMNKGEVVAEGVPEHVFRLGGKLERIGLDLPFAVKMGGRLREQGIPLREGYFTTEELVEELWTLYSKK; this is translated from the coding sequence ATGGCCGAACCGATCCTTTCGATCGAAGGAGTGTATTTCCGTTATCCGAACCAATCGGAGTATGCGGTGCAAAACGTGAGCTTCCAAGCCGAGCGCGGAGAGTGGCTGGCGATTGTCGGCCATAACGGATCGGGCAAGTCGACCATCGCCCGGCTGTTGATCGGTCTGCTTCGGCCGGAGCGGGGCGCCATTCGCCTGTTCGGGCGCCTCCTTGATGAAACGACCGTTTGGGATGTACGCCGCCGTGTCGGCATGGTGTTCCAAAATCCAGATAACCAATTTGTTGGGACGACCGTCGAAGACGATATCGCCTTTGCCCTCGAGAACAACGGCATCCCGCGCGATGAAATGGTCGAGCGCATCCATGAAGCTGTCCGTCAAGTGCATATGGAGTCGTTTCTCGAGCACGAGCCGCACCGGCTTTCCGGCGGGCAAAAGCAGCGCGTTGCCATCGCCGGCATTTTGGCGCTTCGCCCTGATATGATCATTTTGGACGAGGCGACATCGATGCTCGATCCGCGCGGAAGGGAAGAAGTGCTTGATACGGTGCGCCGCCTAAACCGCCAGCGGCGCATCACGGTCGTATCGATCACGCACGATCTCGAAGAAGCGGCGAAAGCGGACCGCATGATCGTCATGAACAAAGGAGAAGTCGTGGCAGAAGGGGTGCCGGAGCACGTTTTCCGGCTTGGAGGCAAGCTTGAGCGCATCGGGCTTGATCTGCCGTTTGCCGTGAAAATGGGCGGCCGCTTGCGGGAACAAGGCATCCCGCTGCGGGAGGGATACTTCACGACGGAGGAGTTGGTCGAGGAGCTATGGACATTGTATTCGAAAAAGTAG
- the rpsI gene encoding 30S ribosomal protein S9, whose amino-acid sequence MAQVQYYGTGRRKSSVARVRLVPGDGRIIVNKQDIREYIPSEALIEMVKQPLVLTETLGSYDVLVNVQGGGFAGQAGAIRHGIARALLEVDPEFRAVLKRAGLLTRDARVKERKKYGLKGARRAPQFSKR is encoded by the coding sequence TTGGCACAAGTACAATATTACGGTACAGGTCGTCGCAAAAGCTCAGTTGCCCGCGTCCGCCTCGTCCCGGGCGATGGACGCATCATCGTCAATAAACAAGACATTCGTGAGTACATTCCGTCGGAAGCGCTCATCGAAATGGTAAAACAGCCGCTCGTTTTGACGGAAACGCTCGGTAGCTATGACGTTTTAGTAAACGTCCAAGGCGGCGGATTTGCTGGCCAAGCTGGCGCCATTCGCCACGGCATCGCCCGCGCGCTGCTTGAAGTGGATCCGGAATTCCGCGCGGTATTGAAGCGCGCTGGTTTGCTGACGCGCGATGCCCGTGTCAAAGAGCGGAAAAAATATGGACTCAAAGGCGCCCGCCGCGCTCCGCAGTTCTCGAAACGTTAA
- a CDS encoding energy-coupling factor ABC transporter ATP-binding protein produces MDIVFEKVEYVYNARSPFARRALYDVNVAIAGGMYVAIVGHTGSGKSTLLQHLNGLLQPTSGTVKIGQETITGTRRPKQLKPLRKKVGIVFQFPEHQLFEETVEKDICFGPLNFGVPEEEAKRKAKELIKLVGLSEDVLAKSPFDLSGGQMRRVAIAGVLALEPEVIVLDEPTAGLDPRGRKEIMEMFYRLHREKQLTTVLVTHSMEDAAQYADEIVVMHEGTVWGQGTPEQIFRDAERLAAIGLSVPETVKLKQELEKRFGVTIPSPCLTIEQTVDAIRQLFSKVSVHD; encoded by the coding sequence ATGGACATTGTATTCGAAAAAGTAGAGTATGTGTACAATGCGCGTTCGCCGTTTGCCCGCCGCGCGCTATATGACGTGAATGTAGCCATTGCGGGCGGGATGTATGTCGCCATTGTTGGCCATACCGGCTCGGGGAAATCGACGCTCCTTCAGCACTTAAATGGCTTGTTGCAGCCGACAAGCGGTACGGTGAAGATCGGCCAAGAGACGATTACCGGCACCCGGCGGCCAAAGCAGCTCAAACCGTTGCGCAAAAAAGTCGGGATTGTGTTTCAGTTCCCAGAACATCAACTGTTCGAAGAAACGGTTGAGAAAGATATTTGCTTTGGTCCGCTCAACTTCGGCGTGCCCGAGGAAGAAGCGAAACGAAAGGCAAAGGAACTGATCAAGCTTGTCGGGCTTAGCGAGGACGTGCTGGCTAAATCGCCGTTTGACTTAAGCGGCGGACAAATGCGGCGCGTCGCTATTGCCGGCGTGCTGGCGCTTGAGCCGGAAGTGATCGTGCTTGATGAGCCGACCGCTGGGCTTGATCCTCGTGGTCGCAAAGAAATCATGGAGATGTTTTATCGTCTCCATCGTGAAAAACAGCTCACGACCGTGCTCGTCACCCACAGTATGGAAGATGCCGCCCAATACGCGGATGAAATCGTCGTCATGCACGAAGGAACCGTATGGGGACAAGGGACGCCGGAACAGATTTTTCGTGACGCCGAGCGGCTTGCCGCTATCGGCTTAAGCGTACCGGAAACGGTCAAGTTGAAGCAGGAGCTAGAAAAACGGTTTGGCGTCACCATTCCGTCGCCATGCTTAACGATCGAACAGACGGTTGACGCCATCCGCCAATTGTTTTCTAAGGTGAGCGTCCATGACTAA
- the rpsK gene encoding 30S ribosomal protein S11 has protein sequence MARRTNTRKRRVRKNIDTGIAHIRSTFNNTIVTITDVHGNAIAWSSAGALGFKGSRKSTPFAAQMAAEAAAKASMEHGMKTVEVNVKGPGAGREAAIRALQAAGLEITAIKDVTPIPHNGCRPPKRRRV, from the coding sequence ATGGCACGCAGAACAAACACTCGCAAACGCCGCGTAAGAAAAAATATTGATACGGGCATTGCCCATATTCGTTCGACTTTCAACAACACGATCGTAACGATTACGGACGTTCATGGCAACGCCATTGCTTGGTCGAGCGCTGGCGCATTAGGATTCAAAGGTTCGCGCAAATCGACGCCATTTGCAGCGCAAATGGCCGCAGAGGCAGCGGCGAAAGCGTCGATGGAACATGGCATGAAAACGGTCGAAGTGAACGTGAAAGGCCCTGGGGCTGGCCGTGAGGCAGCGATCCGTGCGTTGCAAGCAGCCGGATTGGAAATTACGGCGATCAAAGACGTCACTCCAATCCCGCACAATGGATGCCGTCCGCCAAAACGTCGCCGCGTGTAA
- the gerD gene encoding spore germination lipoprotein GerD produces MNKCIPLLLLSFLILSSCAPQEISPPPPDYEQTKKMVVDILKTDEGKKAIQDIMSEDQMKQQLVMDQAAVKETLQQVLTSDQGKKFWENALKDPKFAESFAKGLQKEHEKMMKALMKDPEYQEMMIDILKDPEMEKAMIDVLKSKEFRQHLQKVITETLNSPLYQAKIQDMLTKAAETLQQGGGKQGEEGGEGEEGGGGNQQGGGG; encoded by the coding sequence ATGAACAAGTGCATACCGCTCCTCTTGCTCAGTTTTCTCATTCTTAGCTCTTGTGCTCCTCAAGAAATCAGCCCCCCTCCTCCGGATTATGAGCAAACAAAAAAGATGGTCGTCGACATTTTAAAAACGGACGAGGGGAAAAAGGCGATTCAAGATATTATGTCGGAAGACCAAATGAAGCAGCAGCTCGTTATGGATCAAGCGGCTGTCAAAGAGACACTGCAGCAAGTGTTGACATCTGATCAAGGAAAGAAATTTTGGGAAAATGCGTTAAAAGACCCGAAGTTTGCGGAAAGCTTCGCTAAAGGGCTGCAAAAAGAACACGAAAAAATGATGAAAGCGCTCATGAAAGATCCCGAATACCAAGAAATGATGATCGACATCCTAAAAGATCCCGAAATGGAAAAAGCGATGATCGATGTATTAAAAAGCAAAGAGTTCCGCCAACATTTGCAAAAGGTAATCACAGAAACGTTAAATAGTCCGCTGTATCAGGCAAAAATTCAAGATATGCTAACCAAAGCGGCAGAAACGCTCCAACAAGGCGGAGGAAAACAAGGAGAGGAAGGCGGAGAAGGGGAAGAAGGGGGAGGCGGCAACCAACAAGGTGGAGGCGGGTAA
- the cwlD gene encoding N-acetylmuramoyl-L-alanine amidase CwlD, which translates to MKKKWKWLVAFAAVTITGFLLFPSLFSDLTSTKPWNLPLSGRIIVLDPGHGGPDGGAVGGEVLEKEIALNVAKKLRDYLQQQGALVLMTRETDRDLASPSTRGYSRRKTEDLHERTAFINKSNADLFISIHLNAIPSPRWRGAQTFYYGSFIENERLAKFIQAELRRNLENTHRVAKMIDTVYLLKHAKKPGALVEVGFLSNPDERELLASDHYQTQLAASIYKGVLRYFSNEPTPRE; encoded by the coding sequence ATGAAAAAGAAGTGGAAGTGGCTGGTCGCTTTCGCTGCCGTCACCATCACCGGTTTTTTGCTATTTCCATCTTTATTTTCTGATCTTACATCGACAAAACCTTGGAATCTCCCGCTATCGGGGAGAATCATCGTGTTAGACCCCGGCCACGGCGGACCGGACGGCGGCGCTGTTGGCGGCGAGGTGCTAGAAAAGGAAATCGCGCTCAACGTGGCGAAAAAATTGCGCGATTACTTGCAGCAGCAAGGGGCGCTCGTCCTAATGACGCGGGAGACGGACCGCGACTTGGCCAGTCCGTCAACGCGCGGCTACAGCCGGCGGAAAACGGAGGACTTGCATGAACGAACGGCATTCATTAACAAGTCGAATGCCGATCTATTTATCAGCATTCATTTAAACGCCATCCCATCCCCACGTTGGCGGGGAGCGCAGACGTTTTATTATGGCTCGTTCATCGAAAACGAGCGGCTGGCGAAATTTATCCAGGCTGAGTTGCGGCGCAACTTGGAAAACACCCACCGGGTGGCGAAAATGATTGACACGGTCTATTTGCTGAAACATGCGAAAAAACCTGGCGCGCTTGTTGAGGTCGGATTTTTATCGAACCCGGACGAGCGGGAATTGCTCGCCTCTGACCATTATCAGACGCAGCTCGCCGCCTCCATTTACAAAGGGGTATTGCGCTACTTTTCCAACGAACCCACGCCTCGCGAATAG
- a CDS encoding YbaK family protein, translating to MAVITSLVEKRQEKQLRYERKMLRELSLEKLRAKVLEHFSPFYHMYRIFPSVVEEGCIDLAIEAYLLGAHYSRFGYYGEPADSVRQRCAQEEKYLVDTLFDFLCFWGNIEDDIRGESLYYACEQYIGSWWTEGFERGKKRHRLKLH from the coding sequence ATGGCAGTCATCACTTCATTGGTGGAGAAAAGGCAGGAAAAGCAGCTTCGGTATGAGCGAAAAATGTTGCGGGAATTATCGCTCGAGAAATTGCGGGCCAAAGTGCTTGAACATTTTTCCCCTTTCTACCATATGTATCGAATTTTCCCGTCTGTTGTCGAGGAAGGCTGCATTGACTTGGCCATTGAAGCGTACTTGCTTGGCGCCCATTACAGCCGGTTCGGCTATTACGGGGAACCGGCCGACAGCGTGCGCCAGCGCTGCGCCCAAGAGGAGAAATATTTGGTCGATACGCTGTTTGACTTTCTTTGCTTTTGGGGAAATATCGAGGATGACATCCGAGGCGAGTCGCTTTACTATGCATGTGAGCAATATATCGGCAGCTGGTGGACAGAAGGATTTGAACGAGGAAAAAAACGGCATCGGTTAAAACTTCATTAA
- the pdaB gene encoding polysaccharide deacetylase family sporulation protein PdaB, translating into MDALFYALNGRTLKKALIIICSAFFTAVVLYAYEVNRPVFSLSSGPKAVYKVDNDRDEVALTFDISWGDENADKILDVLKQHGIKNATFFLSASWAERHPTVVKRIKEEGHEIGSMGYNFVNYTELENAKIRQDLMMAEKVFDTLGVKNVELLRPPGGNFNKNVLKIAESLGYTVVHWSIDSKDWLNPGTEQIVANVTNDLEPGDIVLLHASDSAKQTAKALPKIIAAMKENGYKNASLSELLANGEAESKGVD; encoded by the coding sequence ATGGACGCCTTGTTTTATGCGCTGAATGGGCGAACGTTGAAAAAAGCTCTCATTATTATTTGTTCCGCCTTTTTTACCGCTGTCGTTCTATACGCTTATGAGGTGAACCGTCCGGTTTTTTCGCTTTCCTCCGGACCAAAAGCGGTATACAAAGTGGACAATGACCGTGACGAGGTGGCGTTGACGTTTGACATTAGCTGGGGAGATGAAAATGCAGACAAAATTTTAGACGTCTTAAAGCAGCATGGGATTAAAAACGCAACCTTTTTTTTATCAGCTTCCTGGGCCGAACGCCATCCGACTGTTGTGAAACGGATCAAGGAAGAAGGACATGAAATTGGCAGCATGGGATATAATTTTGTCAACTACACAGAACTTGAGAACGCCAAAATCCGCCAAGATTTAATGATGGCGGAAAAAGTATTTGATACATTGGGAGTTAAAAATGTCGAACTGTTGCGCCCACCAGGGGGGAATTTTAATAAAAACGTACTCAAAATTGCGGAGTCTCTCGGCTATACTGTTGTGCATTGGAGCATCGACTCGAAAGACTGGCTGAACCCTGGAACAGAGCAAATTGTAGCAAACGTTACGAACGATTTAGAGCCCGGGGATATTGTGCTTCTTCATGCCTCCGATTCGGCGAAACAAACCGCAAAAGCGTTGCCGAAAATTATTGCGGCGATGAAAGAAAACGGCTATAAAAACGCCAGTCTTTCCGAATTGTTAGCGAACGGTGAGGCTGAGAGCAAGGGGGTTGATTAA
- a CDS encoding Mrp/NBP35 family ATP-binding protein, which produces MLTENEVRAILERMKDPFLNKTFKETNAIQEIKIKEEKNHVSVKIALAKIGTPDQLRVQTAIVQQLKDAGAASVGLRFAELPREVVEEYSKNKQGTTYIAIASGKGGVGKSTVSVNLAVALARLGKKVGLIDADIYGFSVPDMMGITERPTVRGDKIIPVERFGVKVISMAFFVEDNAPVIWRGPMLGKMLNNFFKEVEWGDLDYLLLDLPPGTGDVALDVHTLLPSCKEIIVTTPHPTAAFVAARAGAMALRTEHEIIGVIENMSYYESRKTGEREYVFGKGGGEKLAKELQTELLGQLPLQQPDWNDDDFAPSVYAEDHPIGKIYMDIARKVAAKY; this is translated from the coding sequence ATGCTGACGGAAAACGAAGTGCGGGCCATTTTGGAAAGGATGAAAGATCCATTTCTAAACAAAACGTTTAAGGAAACGAACGCGATTCAAGAAATTAAAATCAAGGAAGAAAAGAACCATGTCAGCGTAAAAATCGCGCTCGCGAAAATCGGTACGCCTGACCAGCTCCGCGTGCAAACGGCGATCGTCCAGCAGCTGAAAGACGCAGGCGCCGCCTCTGTCGGACTGCGGTTTGCCGAACTGCCGCGAGAAGTCGTTGAGGAATATAGCAAGAATAAGCAAGGAACGACGTATATCGCCATCGCCAGCGGCAAGGGCGGAGTCGGGAAATCGACCGTCTCTGTCAATTTGGCGGTTGCGCTCGCTCGTCTTGGCAAAAAAGTCGGGTTGATCGACGCCGATATTTACGGATTTAGCGTACCCGACATGATGGGGATCACCGAGCGCCCGACAGTAAGGGGCGATAAGATTATCCCTGTGGAACGGTTTGGGGTAAAAGTCATTTCGATGGCCTTTTTCGTCGAGGACAACGCCCCAGTTATTTGGCGCGGACCGATGCTGGGGAAAATGCTCAACAACTTTTTTAAAGAAGTCGAGTGGGGCGATTTAGACTATCTACTGCTTGACCTGCCGCCGGGGACAGGCGATGTTGCCCTAGACGTACATACGCTTCTGCCGTCATGCAAGGAAATTATCGTCACAACCCCGCATCCGACCGCCGCGTTTGTCGCTGCCCGCGCCGGAGCCATGGCGCTGCGCACCGAGCACGAGATCATCGGTGTCATCGAAAATATGTCGTATTACGAAAGCAGGAAAACAGGCGAACGGGAATACGTCTTTGGCAAAGGCGGCGGGGAAAAGTTGGCAAAAGAGCTGCAAACAGAACTGCTAGGGCAGCTGCCGCTTCAGCAGCCGGATTGGAATGACGACGACTTCGCCCCATCCGTCTATGCGGAAGATCATCCAATCGGGAAAATTTATATGGATATCGCTCGTAAAGTGGCTGCGAAATACTAA
- the rplQ gene encoding 50S ribosomal protein L17 — MSYRKLGRTTSQRKALLRDLATDLIINERIETTEARAKELRSVIEKMITLGKRGDLHARRQAAAFIRKEVANSETGQDALQKLFSDIAPRYQDRQGGYTRIMKLGPRRGDGAPMVIIELV, encoded by the coding sequence ATGTCGTACAGAAAATTAGGACGCACGACTTCTCAACGAAAAGCATTGCTTCGCGATTTAGCAACGGACTTAATCATCAACGAACGCATCGAAACGACTGAGGCACGGGCAAAAGAATTGCGCTCGGTCATTGAAAAAATGATCACGCTCGGCAAACGCGGCGATTTGCATGCCCGCCGCCAAGCAGCGGCGTTTATTCGCAAGGAAGTCGCCAATAGCGAAACCGGCCAAGATGCGCTGCAAAAGTTGTTCAGCGACATTGCGCCGCGCTATCAAGATCGCCAAGGCGGCTATACGCGCATTATGAAACTTGGTCCTCGCCGCGGTGACGGGGCGCCGATGGTCATTATCGAACTCGTGTAA